One Ascaphus truei isolate aAscTru1 chromosome 9, aAscTru1.hap1, whole genome shotgun sequence genomic region harbors:
- the LOC142502326 gene encoding adenosine receptor A3-like translates to MANETADRDIYSNIFIALESVIGISAVLGNTLVIWAVRINPSLQNATFYFIMSLALADLSVGVLVTPLEILVILGLQMHFHACLFMCCLVLILTNASNLSLLAIAIDRYLRIKIPIRYRTVITRRRIYLSIGITWIVSFLVSLVPMFGWNNRSSLDPKDRNYLSCQFLSVMSMDYMVYFNMFVRVLLPLVIMLALYIEIFYLIRKQLKLNIPNSIRTVVSYGKEYKTAKVLSLVLLMFALSWLPLSTVNCIIHFVPAVTQFKEYWPTIFLVLLLSHANSAVNPIIYAFKIKKFKDAYIQIIKTYILRRAVLAESGRDECTLDEIP, encoded by the exons ATGGCTAATGAAACAGCAGACAGAGATATTTATTCAAACATTTTCATTGCACTGGAGTCTGTGATTGGAATATCAGCTGTTTTGGGCAATACCCTGGTGATTTGGGCTGTGAGAATAAACCCAAGTCTTCAGAACGCAACTTTTTACTTCATTATGTCACTGGCACTGGCAGATCTATCTGTGGGAGTCCTGGTCACGCCGCTGGAAATTTTAGTAATCCTGGGGTTACAAATGCATTTCCACGCCTGTTTATTCATGTGCTGCCTAGTCCTCATATTAACCAACGCGTCCAACCTATCTCTTCTCGCCATAGCCATTGACAGGTATTTGAGAATTAAGATACCAATCAG gtacaggacgGTGATCACAAGAAGAAGAATTTATCTATCTATCGGAATTACATGGATTGTGTCTTTCTTAGTGAGTTTAGTGCCAATGTTTGGTTGGAACAACAGGTCCAGCCTAGACCCAAAAGACAGGAACTACCTGAGCTGTCAATTTCTCAGTGTCATGAGTATGGACTATATGGTCTACTTCAACATGTTCGTACGGGTTCTTCTCCCACTGGTGATAATGCTGGCTTTGTACATTGAGATTTTCTACCTTATAAGAAAACAGTTGAAGCTGAATATCCCCAACTCCATACGCACCGTGGTATCCTACGGCAAGGAATACAAAACTGCTAAAGTACTATCCTTGGTCCTGCTAATGTTTGCCCTGAGCTGGCTGCCCCTGTCCACTGTAAACTGCATAATCCATTTTGTCCCAGCTGTTACACAATTCAAAGAATACTGGCCCACTATTTTTCTTGTCCTATTACTGTCCCATGCCAACTCGGCCGTGAACCCAATCATCTACGCATTCAAAATAAAGAAGTTTAAAGATGCGTACATCCAAATTATAAAGACATACATCCTACGCAGGGCTGTGCTGGCTGAAAGTGGTAGGGATGAGTGCACATTGGATGAAATACCCTGA